The following are encoded together in the Thalassomonas haliotis genome:
- a CDS encoding substrate-binding domain-containing protein: MKLLTLFLFYLPLFIVQANTDNPIKIAIIGKTKNDSFYQQSYQGCKAFSREHPKLECIYDGPMDYQDPRSQALVVEELIHQGIDGLLISVTDSNHLAQAVLKRAYLANIPVFTFDSDLLPKHQFYRQAYVGTNNRDFGMALGNYARKLLESKQGNQEQPLQVCIHSGHQTTPNLNERIKGVRLALSQGKSSERLKDNENWVELDRCPLYSLGKRDHAVNQLAFMLEKKQRVINIAVAGFAQFSPDYLSRISRYKEKISTKEAIIISADTEQVQLKALKQGLSTINIGQRPYEMGRLGAKLLYQYLVYDQKPAKDLYYLDFHYCTGENYDRCTESQPQG; the protein is encoded by the coding sequence ATGAAGCTCCTAACCTTGTTTTTGTTTTATTTACCTCTGTTTATCGTGCAGGCAAATACCGATAATCCCATTAAAATAGCCATTATCGGTAAAACCAAAAATGACAGTTTTTATCAACAATCCTATCAGGGCTGTAAAGCATTTTCCCGTGAACATCCTAAACTGGAATGTATTTATGATGGCCCGATGGATTATCAGGATCCACGTAGCCAGGCCCTGGTGGTCGAAGAACTTATCCATCAAGGCATTGACGGATTATTAATCTCAGTGACCGACTCCAACCATCTGGCACAAGCCGTGCTCAAAAGAGCCTATTTAGCCAATATTCCGGTATTTACCTTTGACTCAGATCTACTGCCCAAGCATCAATTCTACCGACAGGCTTATGTCGGTACCAATAACCGGGACTTTGGTATGGCTTTGGGTAATTATGCCAGGAAGCTGCTTGAGTCCAAGCAAGGCAACCAGGAGCAACCGCTACAGGTTTGTATTCACTCCGGCCACCAAACCACACCTAACTTAAATGAGCGCATCAAAGGGGTTCGCCTGGCATTATCGCAAGGCAAGTCATCCGAGCGCCTCAAAGATAATGAAAACTGGGTTGAACTGGATCGCTGTCCGCTCTATTCCCTGGGTAAACGGGATCATGCGGTTAACCAATTAGCATTTATGTTAGAAAAGAAACAAAGAGTGATTAATATCGCAGTGGCCGGCTTCGCCCAGTTCTCTCCTGATTACCTGAGCCGCATCAGCCGCTATAAAGAAAAAATATCAACAAAAGAAGCCATTATCATTTCGGCGGATACCGAACAGGTTCAGCTAAAAGCCCTGAAACAAGGCTTATCCACCATTAATATCGGCCAGCGTCCCTATGAAATGGGCCGCCTCGGCGCCAAGCTACTCTATCAATACCTGGTATATGACCAGAAACCTGCGAAGGACTTGTACTACCTGGATTTTCATTATTGCACCGGGGAAAATTATGACCGTTGTACCGAAAGTCAGCCTCAGGGGTAG
- a CDS encoding ATP-binding protein produces MFVRIYSGIFLAILVSIAGVYATYQVNLQSRLSSYSQSVLQGSLVLISEGYNRQQDKNKERWLSLVGKMTGLNPSITTLNKVVKDPWRLTIAGEGKLNIAMTHLNQEISIALDHIGEQQLRAIALLILNELARVKDSDQEQELQKLQKLFSFPVTFINKHKLNLDSQQKIRLNKGEVVVSSLSQDVGYSVYVKTKQNKILHVGVINKFEPLTTKLLVILISICLLITSLVVYFLVYRLEYRLNVVNRIVGEFGPKKIKNRVPIKGNDVITQLGIKVNEMASRIEQLLQHQKEITQAVSHELRTPIARIRFRLQILSDACDEVEQADNSEAVKSQLDEKVIGISRDIDQLETLIDEMLCLYKLDIDPADYKRSLVNIDELLTSVLDLAKLPYSHINFTLKKQDNITGYCHVDDVDRLLQNLISNAGKHANSRVDVMLEQTKQGFCISVEDDGAGVPQADRERIFEPFTRLDSSRNKKIKGYGLGLAIVSRIALLNQAKVWVEASSLGGANFKFHCLCAEHLPARDPASSSLGTEAKKTLSENDLAKSALAPGSVEKPE; encoded by the coding sequence ATGTTTGTTCGTATTTATAGCGGTATTTTTCTCGCCATCCTGGTGTCTATTGCGGGGGTTTACGCCACCTACCAGGTGAATTTGCAAAGCCGCTTATCCTCTTATAGCCAGTCGGTGCTGCAAGGCAGCCTGGTACTGATATCAGAAGGTTATAACAGACAGCAAGACAAGAACAAAGAGCGCTGGTTATCCCTGGTCGGGAAAATGACCGGCCTTAATCCGTCCATTACCACCTTAAACAAAGTGGTAAAAGATCCCTGGCGGTTAACCATAGCCGGTGAAGGCAAACTCAATATTGCCATGACCCATTTAAACCAGGAAATCTCCATTGCCTTAGATCACATCGGCGAGCAGCAATTACGCGCCATTGCCCTGTTGATCCTCAACGAATTAGCCCGGGTAAAAGACAGTGATCAGGAGCAGGAATTACAAAAATTACAAAAGCTGTTTTCGTTCCCCGTCACCTTTATCAATAAGCATAAGCTTAACCTGGATTCCCAGCAGAAAATTCGCCTCAATAAAGGGGAAGTGGTGGTGAGTTCACTGAGTCAGGATGTCGGTTATTCTGTGTATGTAAAAACCAAGCAAAATAAAATTCTGCATGTTGGCGTGATCAATAAGTTCGAGCCGCTGACCACAAAGTTACTGGTGATCCTGATCTCCATCTGCCTGCTGATCACTTCCCTGGTGGTCTACTTCCTGGTGTACCGCCTGGAATACCGCCTTAATGTAGTGAACCGTATTGTAGGTGAGTTTGGTCCGAAAAAGATCAAAAACCGGGTGCCGATCAAAGGCAACGATGTCATCACCCAGCTGGGCATTAAAGTGAATGAAATGGCCAGCAGAATTGAGCAGTTGCTGCAGCATCAGAAAGAAATTACCCAGGCGGTTTCTCACGAGTTACGCACACCGATAGCCAGGATCCGCTTTCGGTTGCAGATTTTATCCGATGCCTGTGACGAGGTAGAGCAAGCCGATAACAGCGAAGCGGTAAAATCACAGCTGGATGAAAAAGTTATCGGCATCAGCCGGGATATCGACCAGCTTGAAACCCTGATTGATGAGATGCTGTGCCTGTATAAACTTGATATTGATCCGGCAGACTATAAGCGCAGCCTGGTCAATATTGATGAACTGCTGACCTCAGTATTGGATTTGGCGAAACTCCCCTACTCCCACATCAACTTTACCCTTAAAAAACAAGATAATATTACCGGTTATTGTCATGTCGATGATGTTGACCGGTTATTACAGAACCTGATCAGCAATGCCGGTAAACATGCCAATAGTCGTGTTGATGTTATGCTGGAGCAAACCAAGCAGGGATTTTGCATCAGCGTCGAAGATGATGGCGCCGGTGTTCCCCAGGCAGACAGGGAACGAATTTTTGAACCTTTTACCCGACTCGACAGCAGCCGCAATAAGAAGATCAAGGGTTACGGCTTAGGCCTGGCGATAGTGTCGCGTATTGCCCTGTTGAACCAGGCAAAAGTCTGGGTTGAGGCCAGTTCTTTAGGAGGTGCCAACTTTAAATTCCATTGTTTATGTGCCGAGCACTTGCCTGCCAGAGATCCGGCATCTTCCTCTTTAGGGACAGAAGCAAAGAAAACCTTATCGGAAAATGACCTGGCAAAAAGTGCTTTAGCTCCAGGCTCGGTGGAGAAGCCGGAATGA
- a CDS encoding methyl-accepting chemotaxis protein has translation MNVFHRLKFKHKLFLLILVPLLGFLYFSLSHLVEVNHKLDTVNDIQQLLSVTVKNNALVHELQKERGMTAIVIGSQGKKFTHQLKEQRQRTDQVHADLSRGLKDFRSDNANINEIIAEINNDIEQLEQVRASINNLNITMGEAIAYYTKLNSEILELTGFFISMSPKETVRLAISYYNFLEAKERAGIERAVVSGGFSAGAFTRESFQKFIRLNAMQATYLQQFLLNSPQGVKKDYQQKMQQASVQQVIKYRKQVTDKGPQGPFTVDAQSWFRAATERINLFKQVEDNISASFIEQVKRLSSRANNTLIITVLVLLCSVSLTLFIAGIILKNLLKQLKLLTNTITSVRDHHDLTARVSVISADELGQLAHALNETLVTFSGAVEQISSSSIELSASAEQSATTVEKNALSLQHQQNETAQVATAIEEMSVSVQEVARNTATAMTAARQANEQAFNSQQVVSDSLHTINTLAGEVSEIGGLISGLHTTSGTIAGVIDVIKGVAEQTNLLALNAAIEAARAGEQGRGFAVVADEVRTLAQRTQESTVEIENIIQQLQHEAGNAFTVIEGSQVRAQETVKDTNKIELSLTEIVTSISDINAMVEQIAVAAEEQVNVTDEINQNISDIDNKSQEVTIGAKEVSDVASSQVLLANNLQDLAAKFAI, from the coding sequence ATGAATGTCTTTCATCGATTGAAATTTAAGCACAAACTTTTTTTACTGATTTTGGTACCTTTGCTTGGCTTTTTATATTTCAGTCTTAGCCATTTAGTTGAAGTTAATCATAAACTGGACACAGTGAATGATATACAGCAGTTATTGTCTGTCACCGTGAAAAATAATGCGTTGGTGCATGAGCTGCAAAAAGAACGGGGTATGACGGCCATTGTTATTGGCAGTCAGGGCAAGAAATTTACTCATCAGCTTAAAGAGCAACGTCAAAGAACTGATCAGGTACATGCCGACCTTTCCCGGGGATTAAAGGACTTTCGCAGTGACAACGCTAACATCAATGAGATCATTGCCGAGATCAACAATGATATCGAGCAATTAGAGCAAGTCAGGGCAAGCATTAATAACCTGAATATCACCATGGGAGAGGCGATAGCCTACTACACGAAATTAAACAGTGAAATTTTAGAGTTGACCGGCTTTTTTATCAGCATGAGTCCAAAGGAAACCGTGCGTTTGGCGATCAGTTATTATAATTTTCTTGAAGCTAAAGAAAGGGCTGGTATTGAGCGGGCCGTGGTCAGCGGCGGCTTTTCTGCCGGTGCCTTTACCCGGGAGAGCTTTCAAAAGTTTATTCGTTTAAACGCGATGCAAGCAACTTATCTGCAACAGTTTTTACTGAACAGTCCGCAGGGGGTAAAAAAGGATTATCAGCAAAAAATGCAACAAGCATCCGTCCAGCAAGTAATTAAGTACCGCAAGCAAGTTACCGACAAAGGCCCACAGGGACCTTTTACTGTTGATGCTCAATCCTGGTTCAGAGCTGCCACCGAACGGATCAATTTATTTAAGCAGGTTGAAGATAACATCTCAGCAAGTTTTATCGAGCAAGTTAAGCGGCTGTCCAGTCGTGCCAACAATACCCTGATAATCACGGTATTGGTGCTGTTGTGCTCGGTCTCTCTGACGCTGTTTATTGCCGGTATTATTTTAAAAAATTTACTTAAACAACTTAAGTTGTTAACGAACACCATTACCAGTGTCAGGGACCATCATGATTTAACCGCGCGCGTGAGTGTGATCAGTGCCGATGAGCTGGGACAACTGGCCCATGCCCTTAATGAAACCTTAGTGACTTTCTCCGGCGCCGTTGAACAAATCAGCTCAAGCAGCATAGAGTTATCGGCATCTGCCGAGCAGTCGGCTACGACAGTGGAAAAAAATGCCCTGAGTTTGCAGCACCAGCAAAATGAAACCGCCCAGGTGGCTACGGCAATCGAAGAGATGTCGGTGTCTGTCCAGGAAGTGGCAAGAAACACTGCTACAGCGATGACTGCGGCGCGCCAGGCGAATGAACAGGCGTTCAATAGTCAACAGGTGGTAAGTGACTCTTTACATACTATCAATACCCTGGCAGGGGAAGTCAGCGAAATCGGTGGGTTAATTTCTGGCTTGCATACTACCAGCGGTACGATTGCCGGGGTGATTGATGTCATTAAAGGGGTCGCCGAACAAACGAACCTGCTTGCCCTTAATGCCGCGATTGAAGCGGCCAGGGCAGGGGAGCAGGGGCGTGGTTTCGCCGTGGTTGCCGATGAAGTCAGGACGCTGGCGCAGCGCACCCAGGAATCAACGGTAGAAATTGAAAACATTATCCAGCAACTTCAGCATGAAGCCGGTAATGCCTTCACGGTTATCGAGGGCTCACAGGTCAGGGCGCAGGAGACGGTGAAAGACACCAATAAAATTGAGTTGTCATTAACCGAAATCGTGACTTCTATTTCCGATATCAATGCCATGGTTGAGCAGATTGCCGTTGCCGCCGAAGAGCAGGTGAATGTGACTGATGAAATTAACCAAAATATCAGCGATATAGATAACAAGTCTCAGGAAGTGACCATAGGGGCTAAAGAGGTCTCGGATGTGGCGTCGAGTCAGGTATTGCTGGCCAATAACTTGCAAGATTTAGCGGCAAAATTTGCCATCTGA
- a CDS encoding alpha/beta fold hydrolase, whose amino-acid sequence MKLVNYQQNGTGPDVLLIHGLFGSMENLNMVAKGLAGQYRVTSMDVRNHGSSFHEREMEYSTMAQDVIDLLDHLGINETAILGHSMGGKIAMEVALTSPERVSKLIVADIAPVAYPAHHQHIIQGLQSIDLTAISKRKEADEQLARYVDNLGVRQFLLRNLAISDGKLHFKCHLDYIAACYPQIMKGYQGQGQYQGKTLFIKGGDSDYIRAEHREIIQKLYPGSQAKIIQGAGHWLHAEKTSIFNKIVGDFLQS is encoded by the coding sequence GTGAAGTTAGTTAATTATCAGCAAAATGGCACCGGCCCTGACGTGCTGCTTATCCATGGCCTGTTCGGCTCGATGGAAAATTTAAACATGGTCGCCAAAGGTCTGGCCGGACAATACCGGGTCACCAGCATGGATGTACGCAACCATGGCAGCTCTTTTCATGAACGGGAGATGGAATATAGCACCATGGCACAAGATGTCATCGACCTGCTTGATCACCTGGGCATAAACGAAACCGCTATTTTGGGGCATTCCATGGGAGGAAAAATCGCCATGGAAGTGGCGTTAACCTCGCCTGAGCGGGTATCAAAACTGATAGTGGCAGATATTGCCCCGGTGGCTTATCCGGCGCACCACCAACACATCATCCAGGGCTTGCAGTCCATTGATTTAACGGCTATCAGCAAACGTAAAGAAGCCGACGAACAGTTAGCCCGATATGTCGATAACCTTGGGGTACGTCAATTTTTATTAAGAAATTTAGCCATTTCAGACGGAAAATTACATTTTAAATGTCATCTCGATTATATTGCTGCCTGTTATCCGCAAATAATGAAAGGCTATCAGGGACAGGGACAATATCAGGGTAAGACCCTGTTTATTAAAGGAGGCGACTCGGATTATATCCGGGCCGAGCACAGGGAGATTATCCAGAAATTATACCCAGGCAGCCAGGCAAAAATCATTCAGGGGGCGGGACATTGGTTACATGCTGAAAAAACCAGCATCTTTAATAAAATAGTCGGGGATTTTTTACAAAGTTAA
- the seqA gene encoding replication initiation negative regulator SeqA, with protein MKNIEIDEELYQYIATNTQFIGESASSILRRLLSLESSEQTTAAGNEANVADNQQQSTQQKNTQGAKNKVEAKAETKTKKADLDVSVAGSEKAVEKKPQPVAVNGNETVFNYINKEELGMQRGAVGRFLLILAALYRVHPQQFSLVRDIRGRDRLYFSDNESDLSASGSSTKPRQIPDSPYWVITNSNTTRKKMMLTEVAVSLGYGESDAEKIRELL; from the coding sequence ATGAAAAACATAGAGATAGATGAAGAGCTTTATCAATATATTGCCACCAACACACAATTTATTGGTGAAAGTGCCTCATCGATTTTACGGCGTTTATTATCTTTAGAGAGCAGTGAGCAAACAACTGCCGCAGGCAATGAAGCAAATGTTGCCGACAATCAGCAGCAAAGCACACAGCAAAAAAATACACAGGGCGCAAAAAACAAAGTTGAAGCCAAGGCCGAAACCAAAACGAAAAAAGCGGATCTGGATGTTAGCGTTGCCGGTAGCGAAAAAGCCGTTGAGAAAAAGCCTCAGCCAGTAGCAGTTAACGGCAATGAAACCGTTTTTAATTATATTAATAAAGAAGAGTTGGGTATGCAGCGTGGCGCGGTTGGCCGCTTCTTATTGATTTTAGCAGCACTATATCGGGTACATCCGCAGCAGTTTTCCCTGGTCAGGGATATCCGAGGCCGGGACCGTTTGTATTTTTCCGATAACGAGTCAGATCTCAGCGCCAGCGGCAGCAGCACTAAACCCAGACAGATCCCGGACAGTCCTTACTGGGTGATCACCAACTCCAATACCACACGTAAGAAAATGATGTTAACGGAAGTTGCCGTTTCTTTGGGTTACGGGGAAAGTGACGCCGAAAAAATTCGCGAATTATTATAA
- the pgm gene encoding phosphoglucomutase (alpha-D-glucose-1,6-bisphosphate-dependent) — MTVHQHAGKPARPEDRINIARLISDYFLKTPDVNIPEQQVSFGTSGHRGSAAKLSFNEAHIQAICQAVAEYRQQAGYQGPLFLGKDTHALSEPAFASAISVLIANQVPVVIQADEGFTPTPVISRLIISHNRKNRAQADGLIITPSHNPPGDGGIKYNPPHGGPAEGEVTKQIQQRANELLSNKLADVRSLDYAQALTSSLLGKQDFIDFYVSELEQVIDMEAIAKSGLILGVDPLGGSGIHYWPVIAKKYGINIEVVNQVVDASFAFMPLDKDGKIRMDCSSPYAMAGLIDMKDKFDVAVGNDPDFDRHGIVTQSGGLMNPNHYLAVAIHYLLTHRQWPKECKIGKTLVSSSLIDRLAAHIQRPLAEVPVGFKWFVDGLHDSSYAFGGEESAGAAFIARDGSCWTTDKDGFIMTLLAAEILAVTGKDPYQYYLELAQKLGEPCYGRVEAVASMAQKQVLTSLGADDIQADMLAGEKIKQVLTHAPGNQAAIGGLKVVTENGWFAARPSGTEEIYKIYAESFVDQQHLQTIIKEAQQIVSQAFSQAGL, encoded by the coding sequence ATGACAGTGCATCAGCATGCCGGAAAACCCGCCAGGCCCGAAGACAGGATCAACATTGCCCGTTTGATCAGTGATTATTTCCTGAAAACTCCGGATGTGAATATCCCGGAGCAGCAGGTGAGTTTTGGCACTTCAGGCCACAGGGGCAGCGCCGCGAAGTTAAGTTTTAATGAAGCCCATATCCAGGCGATTTGCCAGGCGGTGGCCGAGTACCGCCAGCAGGCGGGTTACCAGGGGCCGTTATTTTTGGGCAAAGATACCCATGCCTTGTCAGAGCCTGCTTTTGCCAGTGCTATTTCGGTGTTGATTGCCAACCAGGTACCTGTGGTTATCCAGGCCGATGAAGGTTTTACCCCGACGCCGGTGATCTCCCGTTTAATTATCAGCCATAACCGGAAAAACCGGGCGCAGGCGGATGGCTTGATTATTACTCCGTCACATAATCCACCCGGTGACGGCGGTATTAAATATAATCCTCCCCATGGCGGCCCTGCCGAAGGTGAGGTCACAAAACAAATACAGCAGCGTGCGAATGAGCTGTTAAGCAATAAGCTTGCTGATGTCCGTAGCTTAGACTATGCCCAGGCCTTAACGTCTTCCTTATTGGGCAAACAAGACTTTATTGACTTTTATGTGAGTGAACTTGAGCAAGTCATCGATATGGAAGCCATTGCCAAATCCGGTCTGATCTTAGGGGTCGATCCCTTAGGCGGCTCAGGCATTCATTACTGGCCGGTGATTGCCAAAAAATACGGCATTAATATCGAAGTGGTCAATCAGGTGGTTGATGCCAGCTTTGCCTTTATGCCGTTAGATAAAGACGGCAAAATCCGCATGGATTGTTCATCGCCTTATGCCATGGCGGGGCTTATCGACATGAAAGATAAGTTTGATGTTGCCGTCGGCAATGATCCCGACTTTGACCGTCACGGCATAGTGACCCAAAGCGGAGGGTTGATGAACCCTAACCATTATCTGGCGGTGGCTATTCATTATCTGCTTACTCACAGGCAATGGCCAAAAGAGTGCAAAATTGGCAAAACCCTGGTATCAAGTTCATTGATTGACCGTCTGGCGGCGCATATACAACGTCCGTTGGCGGAAGTACCTGTAGGCTTTAAATGGTTTGTCGACGGTTTACATGACAGCAGTTATGCCTTTGGCGGCGAAGAAAGCGCCGGTGCTGCTTTTATTGCCCGCGACGGCAGCTGCTGGACCACAGATAAAGACGGTTTTATCATGACCTTGCTCGCGGCAGAAATTCTTGCGGTAACCGGCAAAGACCCTTACCAGTATTATCTGGAACTGGCACAAAAGTTAGGTGAGCCTTGTTACGGCAGGGTAGAGGCTGTAGCCAGTATGGCGCAGAAGCAAGTGTTAACCTCTCTTGGCGCCGACGATATTCAGGCGGATATGTTAGCCGGAGAAAAGATAAAACAAGTACTCACCCATGCCCCGGGTAACCAGGCGGCCATAGGTGGCTTAAAGGTGGTCACTGAAAACGGTTGGTTTGCCGCCCGTCCTTCCGGCACGGAAGAAATTTATAAAATCTACGCGGAAAGTTTTGTCGATCAGCAGCATTTGCAAACCATTATCAAAGAAGCACAACAGATTGTCAGTCAGGCCTTTTCTCAGGCTGGTTTGTAA
- a CDS encoding response regulator transcription factor, translating into MSEKKQILVVEDDQDLALLVSEYLNAQGFVTNIIDNGLDAVDQIINEQPALVILDLNLPGRDGFSICRAVRNQYPGPLLMLTASDEAIDQVVGLELGADDYVKKPIEPRILLARIRALLRRIEEIEYKNAQQKNTDNDPPITEQNNTTGEAAASTQDMLTAGDIHIHVANRIVYFQEKELHLSTPEYELLLILAQHAGEIVSRNFLFEQIKGYEYDGVSRFIDIIISQLRHKLSDEAAAIIKTIRGKGYLLIR; encoded by the coding sequence ATGAGCGAAAAAAAACAAATATTAGTAGTGGAAGACGATCAGGACCTGGCATTGCTGGTGAGTGAATACTTAAATGCTCAAGGATTTGTCACCAATATCATTGACAATGGCTTAGATGCCGTAGATCAAATCATCAATGAACAACCCGCCCTGGTTATTCTCGACCTTAACCTACCCGGAAGAGACGGTTTTAGCATATGCCGTGCGGTCAGAAACCAATATCCGGGTCCATTGCTGATGCTGACCGCATCCGATGAAGCCATAGATCAAGTCGTTGGCCTGGAGCTAGGAGCCGATGACTATGTTAAAAAACCGATAGAGCCAAGAATACTGCTGGCGCGCATTCGCGCCTTATTACGCCGTATCGAAGAAATTGAATATAAAAACGCTCAGCAAAAAAACACTGACAATGACCCCCCGATAACAGAGCAAAACAACACCACTGGCGAAGCAGCCGCTTCAACACAAGACATGCTCACCGCAGGCGATATCCACATTCATGTCGCCAACCGTATCGTCTATTTCCAGGAAAAAGAACTCCATTTAAGCACTCCGGAATATGAACTGCTATTGATCCTGGCCCAACATGCCGGTGAAATCGTCTCTAGAAACTTTTTATTTGAACAGATAAAAGGCTATGAATACGATGGGGTCAGCCGCTTCATTGATATTATTATTTCTCAGCTAAGGCATAAATTATCGGATGAGGCAGCCGCCATCATAAAAACCATCCGCGGCAAGGGATACTTACTGATAAGATAA
- a CDS encoding pentapeptide repeat-containing protein: protein MKKATLKKATLKKAILKKAILKKAILKKAILKKATLKKAILKKVTLKKAILKKATLKKVTLKKVT from the coding sequence ATGAAGAAGGCGACTTTGAAGAAGGCGACTTTGAAGAAGGCGATTTTGAAGAAGGCGATTTTGAAGAAGGCGATTTTGAAGAAGGCGATTTTGAAGAAGGCGACTTTGAAGAAGGCGATTTTGAAGAAGGTGACTTTGAAGAAGGCGATTTTGAAGAAGGCGACTTTGAAGAAGGTGACTTTGAAGAAGGTGACTTAG